Proteins found in one Candidatus Binatia bacterium genomic segment:
- a CDS encoding 2Fe-2S iron-sulfur cluster-binding protein yields MAMIDLDLTVNNQKITRKGIDGSMWLNDFLREKAGLTGTKFCCGIAVCRVCTVAWQRVPQSLREPMRTCTTTLEYVNGTIITTVEGLAQDGQLHPLQEAFLEHFSFQCGYSAPGFLMASYCLLDRLKRSPIPKEDVDDAIHHAVGKHVCRCTGYIRYYQAIRQVVLDTPGLTT; encoded by the coding sequence ATGGCAATGATCGATCTCGACCTGACCGTCAATAACCAGAAGATTACTCGTAAGGGGATCGATGGGAGCATGTGGCTCAACGACTTTCTGCGGGAGAAAGCGGGCCTGACGGGTACGAAGTTCTGCTGTGGCATTGCAGTGTGTCGCGTCTGCACCGTTGCGTGGCAGAGGGTGCCGCAATCGCTGCGAGAGCCGATGCGCACCTGTACGACGACACTCGAATATGTGAACGGCACCATCATCACGACCGTCGAGGGTTTGGCCCAGGACGGCCAACTTCATCCGCTCCAGGAGGCCTTCCTCGAACACTTCTCCTTCCAGTGCGGGTACTCGGCGCCCGGGTTTCTCATGGCGTCCTATTGTCTCCTCGACCGCTTGAAGCGGAGTCCGATTCCCAAAGAGGACGTCGACGACGCGATTCACCATGCGGTGGGGAAACACGTCTGCCGCTGCACCGGGTACATCCGCTACTACCAGGCGATCCGTCAGGTGGTTCTCGACACGCCGGGACTCACGACATGA
- a CDS encoding carbohydrate porin: MARTSGQEGLTRLVPRALAAVLALLAFGGVEPNTVRADINPWMVGSVFDPERWDSGGAYSATAWMHPPPNQPDMGWGMLDPGEAIETGDWQKMSGFAGSWGGARGRLQEMGIGFSSAYFGQLAANPVGGLREGGTSWRGDLAGAVFVDLERVAGWDRTFFTASASWKAGNPTLSTNYVGNELPTQLDAFGDPNAVRLVHLALSKQLFDNTTEVIVGRLISGEDFASIRLACTSLNQALCGNPIAGSRNIDFPAFPSAVWGGVVKVKPQNDWIALAGTYLVYPDFRERTDNGVNFSAPDGSGALTLGQVEYLTGRDPGAKMLRGRYFVGGYYSTERVNKWRDSSAPEVGGWYGFFAMGEQHLWSPDDSNRGVSLWTALSWAPPDRNKIQFMGAGGVLWQGIFGSRPNDGLAVLGAYASWSDRIPDTTGEVLLEANYRFTLTPWFWIEPDIQGILNPSGSSAIRDALIVGFAVGFVL; this comes from the coding sequence ATGGCTCGAACGTCAGGCCAGGAAGGATTGACCCGTCTCGTGCCGCGCGCCCTCGCCGCGGTGCTGGCTCTCCTGGCGTTCGGGGGTGTTGAGCCCAACACCGTGCGCGCCGACATCAACCCCTGGATGGTCGGCTCGGTTTTCGACCCGGAGAGATGGGATAGCGGAGGCGCGTACTCCGCGACCGCCTGGATGCATCCCCCCCCGAACCAGCCCGACATGGGATGGGGGATGCTCGATCCCGGCGAGGCGATCGAAACCGGGGACTGGCAGAAGATGTCGGGGTTCGCGGGTAGCTGGGGAGGCGCGCGTGGCCGGCTGCAGGAGATGGGCATCGGCTTCTCGTCCGCCTACTTCGGGCAGCTTGCTGCGAACCCGGTGGGCGGACTGCGCGAGGGCGGAACGAGTTGGCGCGGTGACCTCGCCGGCGCGGTCTTCGTAGACCTCGAACGGGTCGCGGGTTGGGACCGGACGTTCTTCACGGCGTCGGCCAGCTGGAAGGCGGGCAACCCGACGCTCTCGACGAACTACGTCGGCAACGAGCTGCCCACTCAGCTTGACGCGTTCGGCGATCCGAACGCGGTCCGGCTCGTGCATCTCGCACTTTCCAAGCAGCTTTTCGACAACACGACAGAGGTGATCGTCGGCCGACTGATCAGTGGCGAGGACTTCGCGAGCATTCGCCTGGCGTGCACGTCGCTCAACCAAGCGTTGTGCGGCAATCCGATCGCCGGGAGTCGAAACATCGACTTCCCGGCGTTCCCGAGCGCCGTTTGGGGTGGCGTCGTGAAGGTAAAGCCCCAAAACGACTGGATCGCGCTTGCGGGCACGTACCTCGTCTATCCCGATTTTCGGGAGCGCACGGACAACGGCGTCAACTTCTCCGCTCCGGACGGATCCGGTGCTCTCACCCTGGGTCAGGTCGAGTATCTCACAGGCCGCGATCCGGGCGCGAAGATGCTTCGTGGCCGTTACTTCGTCGGCGGGTATTACTCGACGGAGCGCGTGAACAAATGGCGTGATTCGAGCGCTCCCGAGGTTGGTGGGTGGTACGGGTTCTTCGCCATGGGGGAGCAGCACCTATGGTCTCCCGACGACTCCAACCGGGGAGTTTCTCTGTGGACGGCTCTCAGCTGGGCCCCGCCGGATCGAAACAAGATTCAGTTCATGGGAGCCGGTGGCGTGCTCTGGCAGGGAATTTTCGGCAGCCGGCCGAACGATGGGCTCGCCGTGCTGGGTGCGTACGCTTCCTGGTCGGACCGGATTCCCGACACGACGGGGGAGGTTCTTCTCGAGGCGAATTACCGCTTCACGTTGACGCCGTGGTTCTGGATCGAGCCGGACATCCAGGGGATTCTCAATCCGTCCGGAAGTAGCGCGATTCGCGACGCGCTCATCGTCGGTTTTGCCGTCGGTTTTGTGCTCTAG